The following are encoded together in the Daucus carota subsp. sativus chromosome 5, DH1 v3.0, whole genome shotgun sequence genome:
- the LOC108220982 gene encoding rho GTPase-activating protein 2: MFVQRERECCRERSMTGVVMITKGAGCGGKISRKACASEAQEQQNQLSLVALLLATLRKSVSSSCRLVGDEQGGEFGSASLVQQMEIGWPTNVQHLSHVTFDRFHGFLGLPVEFQVEIPCRVPSASVSVFGVSAESMQCSYDLRGNSVPTILLRMQERLYSQGGLKSEGIFRINPENSKEEHVRDQLNRGIVPQDIDVHCLAGLIKAWFRELPSGILDGLSPEEVLQCNTEEESVELVKQLKPTETALLSWAIDLMADVVEHEDSNKMNARNIAMVFAPNMTQMSDPLTALMHAVQVMNLLKTLIMKTLQEREEASTGGYSPMSNCSSNRLTDFENTSCELIPSPLHHIAQVDYNTYSETEDETESALDTVNYFPKQVDDNKENTSNSFTDKIGDIEASPESSRLSASDGEGSGLSSVDIIEFRVGKGKSEHDKIVSDGNKVDKLVDISYHMPLCV; this comes from the exons ATGTTTGtacagagagaaagagagtgctGTAGAGAGAGAAGCATGACAGGAGTGGTGATGATAACAAAGGGAGCAGGGTGTGGTGGGAAGATATCAAGAAAAGCTTGTGCTTCTGAAGCTCAGGAGCAGCAAAATCAGCTGTCGTTGGTGGCTTTGTTGCTTGCTACTTTGAGGAAATCAGTGTCTTCTTCGTGTAGATTGGTGGGTGATGAGCAAGGAGGTGAGTTTGGGTCAGCTTCTTTGGTTCAGCAGATGGAAATAGGATGGCCTACTAATGTTCAGCACTTGAGCCATGTCACTTTTGATAGGTTTCATGGGTTTCTTGGTCTTCCTGTTGAGTTTCAAGTGGAGATTCCTTGTAGAGTCCCCAGTGCTAG TGTGAGTGTATTTGGGGTCTCGGCTGAATCAATGCAATGCTCATATGACTTAAGGGGGAACAGTGTGCCTACAATATTACTGCGAATGCAGGAGAGGTTATATTCACAAGGAGGCTTGAAG TCAGAAGGAATATTTCGTATAAATCCAGAGAACAGCAAAGAGGAACATGTGAGGGATCAGCTGAACAGAGGCATTGTGCCACAAGATATTGATGTTCACTGTCTGGCAGGTCTAATTAAGGCCTGGTTCAGGGAGCTTCCTTCTGGTATTCTTGACGGGCTTTCGCCAGAAGAGGTATTGCAATGTAATACGGAGGAGGAATCTGTTGAGCTTGTGAAACAGCTAAAACCAACCGAGACAGCACTACTCAGCTGGGCAATTGATCTCATGGCTGATGTTGTTGAGCATGAGGATTCCAATAAGATGAATGCCAGGAATATTGCTATGGTTTTTGCTCCAAACATGACTCAG ATGTCTGATCCTTTGACAGCCCTGATGCATGCTGTTCAAGTAATGAACTTGCTTAAAACATTGATAATGAAAACGCTACAAGAGCGTGAAGAGGCTTCAACTGGAGGATATTCACCCATGTCAAATTGTTCTTCCAATAGGTTGACTGATTTCGAAAATACCAGCTGTGAGCTCATTCCATCCCCCTTACACCACATTGctcaagttgattacaatactTATAGCGAGACTGAAGATGAAACCGAGTCAGCTCTTGACACAGTAAATTACTTCCCAAAACAAGTCGACGAtaacaaagaaaacacaagTAACAGTTTTACTGACAAAATAGGAGATATAGAGGCAAGTCCTGAAAGTTCCCGCCTCAGTGCTAGTGATGGAGAAGGCTCAGGATTGAGTTCAGTAGATATTATTGAGTTCAGAGTTGGCAAGGGTAAATCAGAACATGATAAAATCGTCAGTGACGGAAACAAGGTAGACAAGCTGGTGGATATAAGTTATCATATGCCTTTGTGTGTTTGA
- the LOC108221634 gene encoding uncharacterized protein LOC108221634 — MDWKNLHGYIEVSPFLLFESTGDSEEDSHLTNCSCDDDDDNKEVTCDDVDDCQSCCSDSSEICDTYHDNDKSTDLVRVHGHVYDSNKRHRNDYDEDDDEDDDDGAVSQECSSRNAGVGYSRTQLKKCKVSVDSRVDSIKKEEKDKLFWDACLAS; from the coding sequence ATGGATTGGAAAAATCTGCATGGTTATATTGAGGTATCTCCTTTCTTGCTCTTTGAATCCACAGGTGATTCTGAGGAAGATTCTCATCTCACCAATTGTTcctgtgatgatgatgatgataacaaGGAGGTGACTTgtgatgatgttgatgattgTCAGTCTTGCTGCTCCGATTCTTCTGAGATTTGTGACACGTATCATGATAACGATAAGAGTACTGATCTAGTACGTGTGCATGGTCATGTTTATGATTCTAATAAAAGACACCGGAATGattatgatgaagatgatgatgaagacgacGATGATGGTGCTGTTAGCCAAGAATGCAGCAGTCGGAATGCAGGAGTTGGTTATTCAAGAACACAGTTGAAGAAGTGTAAGGTGTCTGTTGATTCTAGAGTGGATTCAattaagaaagaagagaaagacAAGTTGTTCTGGGATGCATGTTTAGCTTCTTGA